One window of Dechloromonas sp. ZY10 genomic DNA carries:
- a CDS encoding CHASE2 domain-containing protein, whose product MKKHLARYLFGALCVLGFLGHSGKLWQIPFITALDAYLYDVRVRTFMPGTTDPRIVVVDIDEKSLSEIGRWPWSRNTVADMVRRLTDDYQVAVVGFDVVFAEPDESSGLPVLEKIGRGALRGEPGYQKALAGLRKTLDYDARFAETLHGRPVVLGYYFSNKEGAQRTGGLPAPVFPPGSFAGLSTRILSWEGFGANLAPLQKAAASGGHFNPLVDFDGNTRRVPLILEFQGAYYESLSLAMVRHVLGKAELHPGVPDGANTVEWLEIRGEGGHLQVPVDEELAALVPYRGYERSFPYVPAVDVIKGRVAPEVLRDRIVLVGTTAPGLMDLRATPVGGAYPGVEVHANLIAGMLDGSIREKPGFVLAIDFVQLLFFGALLTILLPLLSPVRATGLAAAAVSGLLALNVWLWNGAALVLPLAAAGVMVLLLFAFNMSWGFFVESRSKRQFTELFGQYVPPELVDEMARNPESYSMEGRNEELSVLFSDIRSFTSISEGMNPKELTQLMNEYLGAMTEVIRHRRGTLDKYIGDAIMAFWGAPVADPAHTRNAVLAALEMQQAVRALAVPFKARGWPELHIGVGINTGLMTVGDMGSAVRKAYTVMGDAVNLASRLEGITKEYGVGVVIGERTRTLLPEFACRELDRVRVKGKDEPVSIYEPWGLQAELSAEQEAELSGWAATLDAYRACRWDEAEALLQKLLQQHPDSHLYLLYRERIGALRLAPPSLPWDGVTVFKTK is encoded by the coding sequence GTGAAAAAGCATCTGGCTCGCTATTTGTTTGGCGCCTTGTGTGTCCTGGGGTTTCTCGGGCACTCCGGAAAACTGTGGCAGATTCCGTTCATCACGGCCCTCGATGCCTATTTGTACGACGTCCGGGTGCGAACCTTCATGCCGGGGACAACCGATCCGCGGATCGTGGTCGTCGACATTGACGAGAAGAGCCTGTCGGAGATTGGCCGCTGGCCGTGGAGCCGGAATACGGTAGCCGATATGGTACGGCGCCTGACCGATGACTATCAGGTTGCCGTGGTCGGTTTCGACGTAGTGTTTGCCGAGCCGGACGAGAGTTCCGGCCTGCCGGTGCTGGAGAAGATCGGGCGCGGCGCATTGCGTGGCGAACCTGGCTACCAGAAGGCACTGGCAGGACTCCGCAAAACCCTCGATTACGATGCCCGATTTGCTGAAACCCTGCATGGTCGCCCGGTTGTCCTTGGCTACTACTTTTCGAACAAGGAGGGGGCGCAACGAACTGGTGGTTTGCCTGCACCGGTGTTTCCCCCGGGCAGTTTTGCCGGGTTGTCCACCCGGATTCTTTCCTGGGAAGGCTTCGGTGCCAATCTCGCACCGCTGCAAAAGGCTGCGGCAAGCGGAGGGCATTTCAACCCCTTGGTCGATTTTGACGGCAATACCCGGCGGGTTCCGTTAATTCTCGAATTCCAGGGAGCCTATTACGAGTCCTTGTCGCTGGCGATGGTGCGCCATGTTTTGGGTAAAGCCGAACTCCATCCAGGTGTACCCGATGGCGCAAATACCGTCGAATGGCTGGAAATCCGGGGGGAAGGCGGCCACCTGCAGGTACCGGTCGATGAGGAGTTGGCAGCCCTGGTGCCGTATCGGGGCTATGAGCGCAGTTTCCCTTATGTACCAGCGGTTGATGTGATCAAGGGGCGGGTGGCGCCCGAGGTGTTGCGTGACCGTATCGTGCTGGTCGGTACGACCGCACCAGGTTTGATGGATTTGCGGGCAACTCCGGTCGGGGGCGCCTATCCGGGAGTCGAAGTACATGCCAATCTGATTGCCGGGATGCTCGACGGCAGTATTCGCGAGAAGCCGGGCTTTGTGCTGGCTATCGACTTTGTCCAGCTGCTTTTCTTTGGCGCTCTATTGACTATTTTGTTGCCGTTGCTTTCGCCGGTGCGTGCCACGGGGCTCGCCGCCGCAGCGGTTAGCGGCTTGCTGGCGCTAAATGTCTGGCTGTGGAACGGTGCAGCACTGGTTCTGCCTCTGGCTGCTGCTGGCGTGATGGTGCTGCTGCTGTTTGCCTTCAACATGTCCTGGGGGTTTTTTGTCGAGTCGCGCAGCAAGCGACAGTTCACCGAATTGTTCGGGCAGTACGTGCCTCCTGAACTGGTCGACGAGATGGCCAGGAATCCCGAGAGCTACAGCATGGAAGGGCGTAACGAAGAGTTGTCAGTGCTTTTCTCCGATATCCGCAGCTTTACTTCGATTTCCGAGGGGATGAATCCGAAAGAGCTGACCCAGTTGATGAACGAGTACTTGGGGGCGATGACCGAAGTTATCCGCCACCGGCGAGGTACGCTCGATAAATATATCGGCGATGCGATCATGGCGTTTTGGGGGGCCCCGGTCGCTGATCCGGCTCATACCCGTAATGCGGTACTGGCCGCGCTCGAAATGCAGCAGGCGGTGAGAGCCTTGGCGGTCCCGTTCAAGGCGCGTGGCTGGCCCGAGTTGCATATTGGAGTCGGGATCAATACCGGACTGATGACTGTCGGGGACATGGGTTCTGCAGTGCGCAAAGCATATACCGTGATGGGCGATGCGGTGAACCTGGCTTCCCGTCTGGAGGGAATTACCAAAGAGTACGGAGTCGGAGTCGTCATCGGTGAGCGTACTCGTACGTTGCTGCCCGAGTTTGCATGCCGCGAGCTGGACCGGGTTCGGGTCAAGGGCAAGGATGAGCCGGTGTCGATCTACGAGCCCTGGGGTTTGCAGGCTGAACTTTCTGCGGAGCAAGAGGCCGAACTGAGCGGATGGGCTGCGACTCTTGACGCCTATCGTGCTTGCCGCTGGGATGAGGCCGAGGCCTTGTTGCAGAAATTGCTGCAGCAACACCCGGACAGTCACCTCTATCTACTCTACCGGGAGCGGATTGGCGCTTTGCGCCTGGCGCCCCCCTCTCTCCCCTGGGATGGGGTCACCGTGTTCAAGACCAAATAA
- a CDS encoding FHA domain-containing protein codes for MAKLILSMDGVVLKEIPLSKERLTIGRKPHNDIQIDNLAISGEHAAITTLLNDSFLEDLNSTNGTLVNGQPVKRHALCDGDLIELGKYRLKYLAEAAAPVAADFEKTMILRPGMVRPGVSPVPVPSPAPPVQQPAAAAIQLLSGAQAGRELELTKSLTTLGKPGVQVAVIARRPHGYFITHVEGGQYPVLNGRALDAQAHPLADHDVIEIAGIKMEFFFKT; via the coding sequence ATGGCGAAACTGATACTGTCGATGGATGGTGTGGTGCTCAAGGAAATCCCCTTGAGCAAGGAGCGACTGACGATCGGGCGCAAACCGCATAACGACATCCAGATTGATAACCTGGCAATTTCTGGCGAGCACGCTGCAATCACCACGCTGCTCAACGATTCCTTTCTTGAGGACTTGAACAGCACCAACGGCACCCTGGTCAATGGTCAGCCGGTGAAGCGCCATGCCTTGTGCGATGGCGACCTGATCGAATTGGGGAAGTACCGTTTGAAATATCTGGCCGAAGCAGCAGCCCCGGTTGCCGCTGATTTTGAGAAGACGATGATTTTGCGTCCGGGAATGGTACGCCCCGGTGTTTCCCCGGTGCCGGTTCCCTCCCCGGCTCCACCGGTGCAGCAGCCGGCGGCTGCCGCGATTCAGCTGCTCAGTGGAGCGCAGGCCGGACGGGAACTGGAACTGACCAAATCGCTGACGACGCTGGGCAAGCCAGGAGTCCAGGTGGCGGTGATTGCCCGGCGGCCGCACGGTTACTTCATCACTCATGTCGAGGGCGGGCAGTACCCGGTGCTCAACGGCCGGGCGCTGGATGCCCAAGCACATCCGCTGGCGGATCATGATGTGATCGAGATTGCCGGGATCAAAATGGAATTCTTTTTCAAGACCTGA
- a CDS encoding Stp1/IreP family PP2C-type Ser/Thr phosphatase, with product MKLADALEVVVRSDPGMIRPHNEDAVFADAALGLAVLADGMGGYNAGEIASGMATAVLANSFSRFLPTWRPGVPGFADPAVAGDYLRSEVGAANSAIYHAAQSQPQYAGMGTTLVLAWLYDNHLSVAHVGDSRLYRWRAGQLMQLTRDHSFLQEQIDSGLISAEEARHSQNRNLVTRALGVDPTVEVEVRDFPVEAGDLLLLCSDGLNDMVEDEEIALTLHALGANLPLAAEQLIQMANDNGGRDNVSVILLRIKGDFTVDRSWWQKLKGFFG from the coding sequence ATGAAATTAGCCGATGCGCTCGAAGTAGTGGTCCGTTCCGACCCCGGCATGATCAGACCGCATAACGAGGATGCAGTCTTCGCCGATGCTGCGCTGGGCCTGGCGGTGCTGGCCGACGGGATGGGCGGCTACAATGCCGGCGAAATCGCCAGCGGCATGGCGACGGCGGTGCTGGCCAACAGTTTTAGCCGCTTTTTGCCGACCTGGCGTCCCGGGGTTCCCGGCTTTGCCGATCCGGCGGTGGCTGGCGACTATCTGCGCAGCGAAGTGGGCGCTGCCAACAGTGCGATCTACCACGCCGCGCAAAGCCAGCCCCAGTACGCAGGGATGGGAACCACGCTGGTGCTGGCCTGGTTGTACGACAATCATCTGAGCGTTGCGCATGTCGGTGATTCACGCCTGTATCGCTGGCGGGCTGGGCAACTGATGCAGCTGACCCGCGACCATTCCTTCCTGCAGGAACAGATTGACAGTGGCTTGATCAGTGCCGAGGAGGCGCGCCATTCGCAAAACCGCAATCTGGTCACGCGGGCGCTCGGTGTGGACCCAACGGTCGAGGTTGAGGTCAGGGATTTTCCGGTCGAGGCAGGCGACCTTCTGCTGCTCTGCTCGGATGGTCTCAATGACATGGTCGAGGATGAAGAGATCGCACTGACGTTGCACGCCCTGGGGGCCAATCTGCCGCTTGCTGCCGAGCAGTTGATCCAGATGGCCAACGATAATGGTGGGCGTGACAACGTGTCGGTGATACTGCTGCGGATCAAAGGGGATTTCACGGTCGACCGCTCCTGGTGGCAGAAACTGAAGGGCTTTTTCGGCTGA
- a CDS encoding CHASE2 domain-containing serine/threonine-protein kinase produces MAGAVAGKSDGWIGAGITVVMLLLALSGLLQGLERKAYDWGVQAAIRAPSERIAVIAIDDQSIANLGRWPWSRELHARMVDLLAGAGAKVIGYTVFFSEPQRDPGYGYILKLSELVEQASLAGQAGGDLARIGDILKEAEQALNTDRRLAASYGRAGNVLLPVLFELGDAHGRPDQPLPDYVSRNRLSQVHPGGDALPARALQLPLAALGSQARGLGHLNATPDGDGGVRSEALVVRYYDQYFPSLALMLAAQGLNLGPADVVVRLGEEVRVGKLRIPTDGATRMHTFFYKGREERPAFVVDSFFDVLSGKIPASKYAGKIVLLGATAAGVGTTQVTPVSPAMAPVLTLAHSVSSIMQEHFFVVPAWGQWLSLGAMLLVGAYLALGLPRLSAAFGALATGGLLLLIIAAHFGLLLGAGLWVQWMGAAVLLLAGHLLLTTRRFFATERGKERSDLESAESNRMLGLAFQGQGQLDMAFDKFRKCPVDDHLLENLYNLALDYERKRQFNKAEAVFRYMAEHRPDFRDLPQRLKLAQQMSETVLLGGARSAAAGGTLIVAGGQVEKPMLGRYQVEKELGKGAMGVVYLGRDPKINRVVAIKTMALSQEFDEDELADVKARFFREAETAGRLTHPNIVTMYDAGEEHDLAYIAMEFLKGRDLVPCAKPGGLLPLPRVLSIVQRVAEALDYAHGNGVVHRDIKPANIMYEPDEDVVKVTDFGIARITDASRTKTGMVLGTPSYMSPEQIAGKKIDGRSDLFSLGVTLYQLCCGQLPFSGDSLAQLMYRIANEHHPDIRTVNPQIPGAVVAVINRALHKDLAQRYQRGGQMANDLKACQALLAKGK; encoded by the coding sequence ATGGCGGGGGCCGTTGCAGGAAAATCGGATGGGTGGATCGGGGCCGGCATCACCGTGGTGATGTTGCTGTTGGCCTTGTCCGGCTTGCTTCAGGGGCTGGAGCGCAAAGCTTACGACTGGGGAGTGCAAGCGGCGATCCGGGCGCCATCGGAGCGCATAGCAGTGATCGCGATAGACGATCAAAGCATTGCCAATCTGGGGCGTTGGCCCTGGTCGCGCGAGTTGCATGCCCGGATGGTCGACTTGCTGGCCGGAGCCGGAGCCAAGGTGATCGGCTATACGGTATTTTTCTCTGAGCCGCAACGCGACCCCGGCTACGGCTATATCCTGAAACTGTCCGAACTGGTCGAGCAAGCGAGCCTCGCCGGCCAAGCCGGTGGTGACTTGGCGCGCATCGGCGACATTCTCAAGGAGGCGGAGCAGGCGTTGAACACCGATCGGCGCCTGGCTGCCAGCTATGGGCGTGCCGGCAACGTTCTGCTGCCCGTACTGTTCGAACTGGGCGATGCGCATGGCCGTCCCGATCAGCCCTTGCCCGATTATGTGAGTCGCAATCGTTTGTCACAGGTTCATCCCGGGGGCGATGCCTTGCCAGCGCGAGCACTTCAATTGCCGCTTGCAGCCTTGGGTAGCCAGGCACGCGGGCTGGGGCATTTGAATGCCACCCCCGATGGCGATGGCGGTGTGCGCAGCGAGGCCTTGGTGGTTCGTTATTACGATCAGTATTTCCCGTCGCTGGCATTGATGCTCGCGGCGCAGGGATTGAATCTGGGGCCAGCCGATGTTGTCGTGCGTCTGGGCGAAGAGGTGCGGGTTGGGAAGTTGCGGATTCCCACCGATGGTGCAACCCGGATGCACACCTTTTTCTACAAGGGGCGCGAGGAGCGACCAGCCTTCGTGGTCGATTCGTTCTTCGACGTGCTCAGCGGCAAGATTCCTGCCAGCAAATACGCCGGCAAGATCGTCCTGCTCGGGGCGACGGCGGCGGGGGTCGGGACTACCCAGGTGACGCCGGTTTCGCCAGCGATGGCACCGGTGTTAACCCTGGCGCACAGCGTTTCCAGCATCATGCAGGAGCATTTCTTTGTCGTTCCCGCCTGGGGGCAGTGGCTCAGCCTGGGGGCGATGCTGCTGGTGGGCGCATATCTGGCTCTCGGGCTGCCGCGCCTATCGGCAGCGTTTGGCGCACTGGCAACCGGTGGCTTGCTGCTGCTGATTATTGCCGCACATTTCGGCTTGCTGCTTGGCGCCGGCCTGTGGGTACAGTGGATGGGGGCGGCCGTGTTGCTGCTGGCAGGCCACCTGTTGCTGACCACACGTCGTTTCTTTGCGACCGAGCGCGGCAAGGAGCGCTCCGACCTCGAGTCCGCCGAATCGAACCGGATGCTTGGCCTGGCCTTTCAGGGGCAGGGGCAACTCGATATGGCCTTCGACAAATTCCGTAAGTGTCCGGTCGATGATCATTTGCTCGAAAATCTCTACAACCTGGCGCTCGATTATGAACGCAAGCGGCAATTCAACAAGGCCGAAGCGGTTTTCCGTTACATGGCCGAGCATCGGCCTGATTTTCGCGATCTTCCGCAACGTCTGAAGCTGGCGCAGCAAATGTCGGAAACGGTGCTGCTCGGCGGTGCTCGCAGTGCAGCGGCAGGGGGAACCCTGATCGTCGCCGGCGGCCAAGTTGAAAAGCCAATGCTGGGGCGTTATCAGGTCGAAAAAGAGTTGGGCAAGGGAGCTATGGGGGTGGTTTACCTCGGGCGGGACCCGAAAATCAACCGAGTGGTGGCAATCAAAACCATGGCCTTGTCGCAGGAGTTTGACGAGGACGAACTGGCTGATGTCAAAGCCCGCTTTTTCCGCGAGGCGGAGACAGCGGGCCGGCTTACGCACCCGAATATCGTCACGATGTACGATGCCGGGGAGGAGCATGATCTGGCCTATATTGCAATGGAATTTCTCAAGGGGCGTGACCTGGTTCCTTGCGCCAAGCCTGGGGGGCTGTTGCCGTTGCCACGCGTGCTGTCGATTGTGCAGCGGGTGGCCGAGGCGCTCGATTATGCGCATGGGAATGGAGTCGTCCACCGTGACATCAAACCGGCCAACATCATGTACGAACCGGACGAGGACGTGGTCAAGGTGACCGACTTCGGGATTGCCCGGATCACCGATGCCTCGCGCACGAAAACCGGGATGGTGCTGGGAACGCCGTCGTACATGTCGCCCGAGCAGATCGCCGGAAAAAAAATTGATGGCCGTTCGGACCTGTTCTCGCTGGGCGTGACCCTGTATCAGCTTTGCTGCGGTCAACTGCCATTTTCCGGGGATTCCCTGGCCCAGTTGATGTATCGGATTGCCAATGAACATCATCCGGATATCCGTACGGTCAATCCACAGATTCCCGGGGCGGTGGTGGCCGTGATCAATCGCGCCCTGCACAAGGATCTCGCCCAGCGCTACCAGCGCGGCGGGCAGATGGCGAATGATCTCAAGGCTTGCCAGGCCTTGCTGGCGAAAGGAAAGTGA
- a CDS encoding ornithine cyclodeaminase family protein, with amino-acid sequence MALFLTENEVSQLLTVDMALEAVESAHRDLALGQALDTPRARSRLPQTVLHILQGALPAQGVLGYKAYTSNRSGNRFLVHLFDAASGQLQAILEADTLGMFRTGAASGVAAKWLARPDSEVAGVFGCGWQAEGHVRAICAALPLAEVKVWGRQAGKLSDFCARLSEVTGIRVVPAASPEDTVRGSDLVGTVTTAAQPLFAAEWLAEGTHLNAAGSNALIRQELSEAAVRRCDLICVDSVPTALAEAGDLLPLLEKGRLQPRQLVELGDVICARHPGRSSAGQITLFESQGMAIQDLALALRVVRAAEAAGLGREIPLGSV; translated from the coding sequence ATGGCCTTGTTCCTGACTGAAAATGAGGTTTCCCAGCTGTTGACCGTGGATATGGCGCTGGAGGCGGTCGAGTCTGCGCATCGCGACCTGGCGCTCGGGCAGGCTCTGGACACCCCGCGCGCGCGCAGCCGCTTGCCGCAGACGGTACTGCACATTCTTCAGGGGGCGCTGCCGGCGCAAGGGGTGCTTGGCTACAAGGCCTATACCAGCAACCGCAGCGGCAATCGCTTCCTGGTGCATCTTTTCGATGCCGCCAGCGGTCAGTTGCAAGCCATTCTCGAAGCCGATACGTTGGGCATGTTCCGTACCGGTGCTGCCAGCGGGGTGGCGGCTAAATGGCTGGCGCGGCCGGATAGCGAGGTGGCTGGGGTTTTTGGCTGCGGTTGGCAGGCTGAAGGACATGTCCGGGCAATTTGTGCAGCCTTGCCACTGGCCGAGGTCAAGGTCTGGGGGCGGCAGGCCGGCAAGCTCTCCGATTTTTGCGCTCGCCTGAGCGAGGTGACCGGTATCCGGGTCGTTCCCGCCGCCAGTCCCGAAGATACCGTGCGCGGCAGCGATCTGGTGGGTACCGTGACGACCGCAGCACAGCCGCTGTTTGCTGCCGAATGGCTGGCGGAAGGGACGCATCTCAACGCCGCTGGCTCCAATGCGCTGATCCGTCAGGAATTGTCCGAGGCTGCCGTGCGTCGTTGCGACCTGATATGCGTTGATTCTGTCCCGACCGCCCTGGCGGAAGCGGGCGATCTGCTGCCGTTGCTTGAAAAAGGGCGCCTGCAGCCGCGTCAGCTGGTTGAGTTGGGTGATGTGATTTGTGCTCGGCATCCCGGTCGCAGCAGTGCTGGCCAGATCACCCTGTTTGAATCGCAGGGCATGGCAATCCAGGACCTGGCGCTGGCATTGCGCGTGGTCCGGGCCGCTGAAGCGGCCGGCCTGGGGCGTGAAATCCCGCTGGGTTCCGTATAG
- a CDS encoding TerC family protein: protein MELDFASAAFWLAVGQIILIDIVLSGDNAVVIALACRNLTVDQRKKGIFWGVTGAVLLRVALTACAALVMGLPWLKLIGGLLLLWIALKLMLPEDEDGHDIEASGNLWGAVKTIIVADFVMSLDNVIAVAGAAHGSMTLLLFGLAVSIPLIVWSSQLILHWMERFPVIVLFGAGLLGYVAGQMIFTDPGVLAWLPPLPAWAGKLAGAMGALVVVGLGRWLEQRALARQDVTLV, encoded by the coding sequence ATGGAACTCGACTTTGCTTCTGCTGCATTCTGGCTCGCCGTCGGCCAGATCATCCTGATCGACATTGTTTTGTCTGGCGACAACGCCGTGGTGATTGCGCTGGCTTGTCGAAATCTCACGGTCGACCAGCGGAAAAAGGGAATTTTCTGGGGCGTCACCGGTGCGGTGTTGTTGCGCGTGGCGCTGACCGCTTGTGCTGCGCTGGTGATGGGCTTGCCTTGGCTGAAGCTGATCGGCGGGCTGCTGCTGCTGTGGATCGCGCTCAAATTGATGCTGCCTGAAGACGAGGATGGGCATGACATCGAAGCTTCCGGAAATTTGTGGGGAGCAGTCAAGACCATCATCGTCGCCGATTTTGTGATGAGCCTCGACAATGTGATTGCCGTTGCCGGGGCGGCGCACGGCAGCATGACCTTGCTGCTGTTCGGGCTGGCGGTCAGCATTCCGCTGATCGTCTGGTCCAGCCAATTGATCCTGCACTGGATGGAGCGTTTCCCGGTGATCGTGCTGTTCGGTGCCGGGCTGCTCGGCTATGTTGCCGGTCAGATGATTTTTACCGATCCGGGCGTTCTCGCCTGGTTGCCACCCTTGCCAGCATGGGCCGGGAAGCTGGCAGGTGCGATGGGGGCGCTGGTGGTGGTCGGACTCGGGCGCTGGCTTGAGCAGCGGGCATTGGCGCGACAGGATGTGACCTTGGTGTGA
- the sucD gene encoding succinate--CoA ligase subunit alpha, with product MSILINKNTKIITQGITGKTGQFHTEKCQEYANGKECFVAGVNPKKAGEKIFDIPIYGSVKEAAAETGATVSVIYVPPAGAAAAIWEAVEADLDLAICITEGIPVRDMLMVRNKMKEKEAKGGKKTLLLGPNCPGLITPDEVKIGIMPGHIHRKGRIGVVSRSGTLTYEAVGQLTELGLGQSSAVGIGGDPINGLKHIDVMKMFNDDPDTDAVIMIGEIGGPDEAEAAQWCKANMKKPIVGFIAGVTAPAGKRMGHAGALISGGADTADAKLAIMEECGFKVTRNPSEMAKLLKAML from the coding sequence ATGTCTATCCTGATCAACAAAAACACCAAGATCATCACCCAGGGCATCACCGGCAAGACCGGTCAGTTCCATACTGAGAAGTGCCAGGAATACGCAAACGGCAAGGAATGCTTCGTTGCCGGCGTGAACCCGAAGAAGGCTGGCGAAAAGATTTTCGACATCCCCATCTACGGTTCGGTCAAGGAAGCCGCCGCTGAAACCGGCGCTACCGTGTCCGTCATCTACGTGCCGCCCGCTGGTGCTGCCGCTGCGATCTGGGAAGCTGTCGAAGCCGACCTCGATCTGGCCATCTGCATCACCGAAGGCATCCCCGTCCGCGACATGCTGATGGTGCGCAACAAGATGAAGGAAAAGGAAGCCAAGGGCGGCAAGAAGACCCTGCTGCTCGGCCCGAACTGCCCTGGCCTGATCACCCCGGACGAAGTGAAGATCGGCATCATGCCGGGTCACATCCACCGCAAGGGTCGTATCGGCGTCGTTTCCCGTTCCGGTACCCTGACCTACGAAGCCGTCGGTCAGCTGACCGAACTGGGCCTCGGCCAGTCTTCCGCTGTCGGTATCGGTGGTGACCCGATCAACGGTCTGAAGCACATCGACGTCATGAAGATGTTCAACGACGATCCGGATACCGACGCCGTCATCATGATCGGTGAAATCGGTGGTCCGGACGAAGCCGAAGCCGCTCAGTGGTGCAAGGCCAACATGAAGAAGCCGATCGTCGGCTTCATCGCTGGCGTCACCGCACCGGCCGGCAAGCGCATGGGCCACGCAGGTGCCCTGATCTCTGGCGGTGCCGACACCGCCGATGCCAAGCTCGCGATCATGGAAGAGTGCGGCTTCAAGGTCACCCGCAACCCGTCCGAAATGGCTAAGCTGCTGAAGGCGATGCTGTAA
- the sucC gene encoding ADP-forming succinate--CoA ligase subunit beta, whose protein sequence is MKIHEYQGKQILKKFGVTVPRGIHCTTVEDAVKAAETLGGKVWVVKAQIHAGGRGKGGGVKVATSLEKVREYASQILGMQLITHQTGPEGQKVRHLLIEEGADIQHEYYVAALTDRATQSVAIMASYEGGMDIEEVAHKTPEKIVKVFVNPLVGLTDEQALTLAKGMGMNEASIPQCVETLKNLYTCYMETDASLAEINPLIHEADGTVKALDAKFNFDSNALYRQEEIVAMRDLDEEDPDEIEASKFDLAYISLDGNIGCLVNGAGLAMATMDTIKLFGAEPANFLDVGGGATTEKVTEAFKIMLKNTKVKGILVNIFGGIMKCDTIATGVVAAAKEVNLSVPLVVRMKGTNEDLGKKILKDSGLPIISADSMAEAATQIVAAVK, encoded by the coding sequence ATGAAAATTCACGAATATCAGGGCAAGCAAATCCTGAAGAAATTCGGCGTTACGGTTCCGCGCGGGATTCACTGCACGACCGTCGAAGACGCAGTCAAGGCAGCCGAAACCCTGGGCGGCAAGGTCTGGGTGGTCAAGGCCCAGATTCACGCTGGTGGCCGTGGCAAGGGCGGCGGCGTCAAGGTCGCTACTTCCCTCGAAAAAGTGCGCGAATACGCCAGCCAGATTCTCGGCATGCAGCTGATCACGCATCAGACCGGTCCGGAAGGGCAGAAGGTCCGTCACCTGCTGATCGAAGAAGGCGCTGACATCCAGCACGAATACTACGTTGCCGCGCTGACCGATCGTGCCACCCAGTCCGTCGCGATCATGGCCTCCTACGAAGGCGGCATGGATATTGAAGAAGTCGCGCACAAGACCCCGGAGAAGATCGTCAAGGTTTTCGTCAACCCGCTGGTCGGCCTGACCGACGAGCAGGCGCTGACCCTGGCCAAGGGCATGGGCATGAACGAAGCCTCGATCCCGCAGTGTGTTGAGACCCTGAAGAATCTCTACACCTGCTACATGGAGACCGATGCCTCCCTGGCCGAAATCAACCCGCTGATCCACGAAGCCGACGGTACTGTCAAGGCTCTGGATGCCAAGTTCAACTTCGACTCCAACGCCCTCTACCGTCAGGAAGAGATCGTTGCCATGCGCGATCTGGACGAAGAAGATCCGGACGAAATCGAAGCCTCCAAGTTTGACCTGGCCTACATTTCCCTCGATGGCAACATCGGCTGTCTGGTGAACGGTGCCGGTCTGGCCATGGCCACCATGGACACCATCAAGCTGTTCGGCGCCGAGCCGGCCAACTTCCTCGACGTCGGCGGCGGTGCCACGACCGAGAAGGTCACCGAAGCCTTCAAGATCATGCTCAAAAACACCAAGGTCAAGGGCATTCTGGTCAATATCTTCGGCGGCATCATGAAGTGCGACACCATCGCTACCGGCGTTGTTGCCGCAGCCAAGGAAGTTAACCTGTCGGTCCCGCTGGTCGTCCGCATGAAGGGCACCAACGAAGATCTGGGCAAGAAGATCCTCAAGGACTCCGGCCTGCCGATCATCTCTGCCGATTCCATGGCCGAGGCCGCCACCCAGATCGTTGCTGCGGTCAAGTAA